One window of the Solanum stenotomum isolate F172 chromosome 11, ASM1918654v1, whole genome shotgun sequence genome contains the following:
- the LOC125845240 gene encoding protein NLP7-like — MPCQLDWCQLNPNGWAFWSIKHDDELQYQQTISAADSVVSTSAMIKLRIKSLMAKMLIPHISLVQFWSPIQVNGSTFLSTVDQLFVFNKELDTRLSSYRRLCLNTLIPIDYYKEALVSPPVRVFRRWLPEYNPNVKSYSAAEFPLLQTAIRLGLHSYYAFPLLKLLDQRCLGIFEIVSTQPSLRLPNLIKGLNFESVGLYIPNPINILLGLLEVDCCCLLYFGESKQNK, encoded by the exons ATGCCTTGTCAACTGGACTGGTGTCAACTGAATCCCAATGGCTGGGCATTTTGGAGCATAAAACACGACGATGAGTTGCAGTACCAGCAAACAATCT CTGCTGCTGATTCTGTTGTTTCCACCTCTGCAATGATTAAATTGAGGATCAAATCTCTTATGGCGAAAATGTTGATTCCACATATTTCTCTGGTTCAATTCTGGTCACCCATCCAGGTCAATGGATCGACTTTCCTGTCCACTGTGGATCAACTATTTGTTTTCAATAAGGAACTTGATACGAGGCTTTCTTCATACAGGAGGCTCTGTCTCAATACTTTGATTCCCATTGACTACTACAAGGAAGCTCTAGTTTCCCCCCCTGTGCGAGTTTTCAGAAGATGGTTGCCAGAATATAACCCCAACGTCAAAAGCTACTCCGCTGCAGAGTTTCCACTGCTTCAAACTGCAATTCGCTTGGGATTACATTCTTATTATGCATTTCCACTCCTCAAACTCCTTGATCAGCGGTGCCTTGGTATATTTGAGATTGTATCTACACAACCATCTCTCCGTCTTCCCAACCTTATTAAG GGGTTGAATTTTGAATCAGTTGGATTGTACATTCCTAACCCAATAAACATACTTCTTGGACTTTTAGAGGTAGATTGTTGTTGCCTTCTTTATTTTGGCGAAtctaaacaaaataaatga